From a region of the Panicum virgatum strain AP13 chromosome 2K, P.virgatum_v5, whole genome shotgun sequence genome:
- the LOC120662341 gene encoding LOB domain-containing protein 6-like, which translates to MPEDEAWTAAAQPAVQVPCAACRTLRRRCVPGCVFAPFFPAEGDEPSRFAAVHRVFGASNAARMLEDVERPEERRRAAETLVEEALARVRDPALDCLSYVAVLQMLNEKTREQVDAARAEIAAEFGPAAASEPVDLAAAGPEVEMEARAQAERALAHAEQDAKMLAARRAVDLKWRQLRQAARRAAAGRGSTSPASAGRTRTTRWRGQRTRPPPPLGSPRASRQC; encoded by the coding sequence ATGCCGGAGGACGaggcgtggacggcggcggcgcagccggcGGTCCAGGTGCCGTGCGCGGCGTGCAGGACGCTCCGGCGCCGGTGCGTGCCGGGCTGCGTCTTCGCGCCCTTCTTCCCGGCGGAGGGCGACGAGCCGTCCCGGTTCGCGGCCGTGCACCGAGTCTTCGGCGCCAGCAACGCCGCCAGGATGCTCGAGGACGTGGAGCGCCCCGAggagcggcgccgcgccgcggagaCGCTCGTCGAGGAGGCCCTGGCGCGCGTGCGGGACCCCGCCCTCGACTGCCTCTCCTACGTCGCCGTCCTCCAGATGCTCAACGAGAAGACCCGGGAGCAGGtcgacgccgcgcgcgcggaGATCGCCGCGGAGTTCGGCCCCGCGGCCGCGTCCGAGCCGGTCGACCTCGCGGCCGCCGGGCCGGAGGTGGAGATGGAGGCCAGGGCGCAGGCGGAGCGCGCGCTGGCTCACGCGGAGCAGGACGCCAAGATGCtcgccgcgcggcgcgccgtCGACCTCAAGTGGCGGCAGCTGCGCCAAGCGGcgaggcgcgccgccgccgggagaggTTCCACCTCCCCGGCGAGCGCTGGCAGGACACGAACAACCAGATGGCGGGGACAGAgaacacggccgccgccgccgctggggagTCCTCGAGCGAGCAGACAATGCTGA